One genomic window of Syntrophales bacterium includes the following:
- a CDS encoding ABC transporter ATP-binding protein: MRPILEVKNLSTHFATQSGIVRAVDGVDLVVNEGDTLGVVGESGCGKTVLALSIMRLVTTPPGRIVSGSVLFDGLDLLRLREKEMQRVRGKDISMIFQEPMTSLNPVFRVGEQIAEAMRLHQGLSKKDALERAVGMLRLVGIPSPERRISDYPHQMSGGMRQRVMIAIALACNPRLMLADEPTTALDVTIQAQIIDLIGDLKDQVGASVVMITHDLGVIAETARFVVVMYAGKVVEYGPVGDIFSTPLHPYTVGLLEAIPKMDGIVGRDSYLKVIPGVVPNLHNLFRGCRFLDRCSYAMTICSEEEPELKEKTPGHPVRCWKYA, encoded by the coding sequence ATGCGGCCAATTCTTGAAGTAAAAAATCTCAGTACCCACTTTGCGACACAGAGTGGTATCGTCCGGGCTGTTGACGGTGTGGACCTTGTCGTTAATGAAGGCGATACGCTGGGTGTTGTTGGGGAGTCGGGTTGTGGCAAGACCGTGCTGGCCCTTTCCATCATGCGACTGGTAACGACACCACCGGGCCGGATTGTCTCCGGGAGTGTCCTGTTTGACGGACTTGATCTCTTACGTCTTAGAGAGAAAGAGATGCAGAGGGTGCGGGGCAAGGATATCTCCATGATATTTCAGGAGCCCATGACCTCTCTGAACCCCGTCTTCAGGGTAGGGGAACAGATTGCTGAGGCGATGAGACTGCACCAGGGTCTCTCAAAAAAGGATGCCCTGGAGCGCGCCGTCGGGATGCTTCGGCTTGTAGGCATACCTTCTCCTGAAAGACGTATCAGTGATTACCCTCACCAGATGAGCGGAGGGATGCGTCAGAGGGTGATGATCGCCATTGCCCTGGCCTGCAATCCCCGGTTGATGCTGGCCGATGAGCCGACGACCGCCCTCGATGTGACCATACAGGCCCAGATCATTGACCTGATAGGCGACCTGAAAGACCAGGTCGGCGCCTCGGTGGTGATGATCACACATGATCTCGGGGTAATTGCCGAAACGGCCCGGTTTGTAGTTGTGATGTATGCCGGTAAGGTTGTTGAATACGGCCCTGTGGGAGATATTTTTTCCACACCCTTGCATCCCTATACCGTCGGCCTGCTGGAAGCCATACCGAAGATGGACGGAATTGTGGGGCGGGACAGCTATCTGAAGGTGATACCCGGCGTTGTTCCCAATCTGCATAACCTTTTCCGGGGATGTCGCTTTCTCGATCGGTGTTCTTATGCGATGACGATCTGTTCAGAGGAGGAGCCGGAGCTGAAGGAAAAAACGCCCGGTCACCCGGTACGGTGCTGGAAATATGCATAG
- a CDS encoding leucyl aminopeptidase gives MKVFVKKANLAEFTSEASVVFHFEEEELGGAAELLDKSSGGLISDVIAGGDFEGKLFQIAVIYTKGLTPARRIVLAGLGKKADFNLEKLRGAFSKAAKQVRELNLKGFATSMDLGDLTAIGQPLDRVTEAAVEGVFLGLYQFASFKTVERDKIREIEEFVIVEDREDACEVIRSAAGAAETISRAVYFTRDLVSTPGNEMTPNDMARKAEELALTRKNVKVEVLDVPKMKELGMNALLAVARGSDEPARFVILEYRGGREADPVIALVGKGLTFDSGGISIKPSEKMEEMKSDMAGGAAVMGAIMAVSDMNLPVNVVGLIPATENLPGGRAYKPGDILRTMSGKTIEVLSTDAEGRLILADALTYAGKYKPAAVIDIATLTGACVVALGDHVSGMMGTDDRLKGKIRAAAEATGERVWEMPLWDDYHELIKSDVADYKNSGGRAGGAITAAAFLSKFVGDYPWVHLDIAGPAWLEKDRPYIPKGASGVGVRLFVQFLRDWHAANS, from the coding sequence ATGAAAGTTTTTGTAAAAAAGGCAAATCTTGCGGAATTTACTTCCGAGGCGTCAGTCGTTTTCCATTTCGAGGAGGAGGAGCTCGGAGGTGCGGCGGAGCTCCTGGATAAGTCCTCCGGCGGGCTGATCAGTGATGTAATCGCAGGAGGTGATTTTGAGGGAAAGCTCTTTCAGATCGCGGTGATATATACGAAGGGGCTTACCCCGGCCAGAAGAATTGTCCTGGCCGGTCTGGGCAAGAAGGCAGATTTTAACCTGGAAAAACTGAGGGGCGCTTTTTCAAAGGCGGCTAAGCAGGTAAGGGAATTGAATCTGAAAGGGTTTGCCACGTCCATGGATCTGGGGGATTTGACGGCCATCGGCCAGCCTCTCGACAGGGTGACCGAGGCCGCCGTGGAAGGGGTTTTCCTTGGCCTGTACCAGTTCGCATCCTTCAAGACCGTGGAGCGGGATAAGATCAGGGAAATAGAGGAGTTTGTAATTGTTGAGGATCGTGAAGATGCATGTGAGGTGATCAGGTCGGCGGCGGGAGCGGCAGAGACCATCTCCCGAGCAGTCTATTTTACGAGAGATCTCGTATCTACACCGGGGAATGAAATGACACCGAACGATATGGCCCGTAAGGCAGAGGAGCTTGCCCTGACGAGAAAGAATGTCAAAGTCGAGGTCCTTGATGTTCCTAAAATGAAAGAGCTGGGAATGAACGCCCTGCTCGCCGTAGCCAGGGGGTCTGACGAGCCGGCCAGATTTGTTATTCTCGAATACCGTGGCGGGAGAGAGGCTGACCCCGTCATTGCCCTGGTTGGCAAGGGGCTGACCTTTGACAGCGGCGGCATCTCCATAAAACCTTCGGAAAAGATGGAGGAGATGAAATCGGATATGGCGGGTGGCGCAGCGGTGATGGGCGCCATCATGGCTGTGTCTGATATGAACCTCCCGGTCAACGTTGTCGGCCTGATACCGGCAACAGAGAACCTCCCTGGAGGCAGGGCCTATAAGCCGGGGGACATCCTGAGGACAATGTCCGGTAAAACCATAGAGGTCCTCAGTACCGATGCAGAGGGACGATTGATTCTGGCCGATGCTCTTACCTATGCCGGAAAGTACAAGCCGGCTGCCGTCATTGACATCGCTACATTGACCGGCGCCTGTGTTGTTGCCCTCGGTGATCATGTTAGCGGGATGATGGGAACCGATGATCGCCTGAAGGGAAAGATCAGGGCCGCCGCAGAAGCTACCGGCGAAAGGGTATGGGAGATGCCGCTCTGGGATGATTATCATGAGTTGATTAAAAGTGATGTGGCGGATTACAAAAATTCCGGGGGAAGAGCGGGAGGGGCCATCACGGCCGCTGCTTTCCTCAGCAAGTTCGTGGGGGACTATCCCTGGGTGCATCTGGACATTGCGGGCCCGGCGTGGTTGGAAAAAGACAGACCTTATATCCCTAAGGGCGCCTCGGGGGTTGGTGTCCGTCTGTTCGTCCAGTTTCTGAGGGACTGGCATGCGGCCAATTCTTGA